One Silene latifolia isolate original U9 population chromosome 4, ASM4854445v1, whole genome shotgun sequence DNA segment encodes these proteins:
- the LOC141652463 gene encoding uncharacterized protein LOC141652463 — translation MNIAGIFERFRGILHEGEIDKRVQFLIEGLFAIRKAKFQGHPAVRPELDLVELEDQLTHEISLEDDVIDPETSIDVFKQDPNFVENERKYEEVKKSILGDESEDKEDADSGSDEEDDEEQMQIKDATETNLVNLRRTIYLTIMSSVDFEEAGHKLLKIKLEPGQEMELCIMLLECCSQERTYLRYYGLLGQRFCMINKVHQENFETCFVQQYSMIHRLETNKLRNVAKFFAHLLGTNALPWHVLSYIRLTEEDTTSSSRIFIKILFQELSEHLGIRLLNERLNDPSMNDTFESIFPKDNPRNTRFAINFFTSIGLGGLTENLREYLKNMPRMIMQQQKPESEDESDSGSSSSSSDSSSSESESDSSSDESDSDEDKRRKRRKRK, via the exons ATGAACATTGCAGGTATCTTTGAGCGCTTTCGTGGAATCCTGCATGAAGGAGAAATCGATAAGAGAGTTCAATTTTTGATTGAAGGCCTATTTGCCATCAGAAAAGCCAAATTTCAG GGGCATCCTGCTGTTCGGCCTGAACTGGATCTTGTCGAGCTGGAAGATCAGCTGACTCATGAGATATCACTAGAAGATGATGTGATAGATCCTGAGACTTCTATAG ATGTTTTCAAGCAGGATCCTAATTTCGTGGAAAATGAGAGGAAGTATGAAGAGGTGAAGAAGTCCATACTAGGAGATGAGTCAGAGGACAAGGAGGACGCTGATTCTGGGtctgatgaggaggatgacgaggAGCAAATGCAGATAAAAGATGCTACAGAGACTAATCTTGTTAATCTTCGCAGAACAATATATTTGACAATTATGTCCAGTGTTGATTTTGAAGAAGCTGGTCATAAGTTACTAAAAATCAAGCTTGAGCCTGGACAGGAG ATGGAGCTGTGTATAATGTTGTTGGAATGTTGCAGCCAAGAAAGGACATATCTTAGGTATTATGGCCTTTTGGGTCAAAGATTCTGTATGATAAATAAAGTGCACCAGGAGAATTTTGAGACATGTTTTGTCCAGCAGTACTCCATGATCCATCGCCTTGAGACGAATAAGTTACGTAATGTGGCCAAATTCTTTGCGCATTTGTTGGGCACTAATGCTCTCCCATGGCATGTCTTATCGTACATCCGGCTGACTGAGGAGGATACGACTTCCTCATCCCGTATCTTCATCAAGATCCTTTTCCAG GAATTGTCTGAGCACCTGGGTATCCGTTTACTCAATGAACGGCTAAATGATCCATCGATGAATGATACATTTGAGTCAATTTTCCCTAAAGATAACCCGCGGAACACACGCTTTGCTATCAACTTCTTCACGTCCATTGGGCTCGGTGGATTAACAGAGAATTTGAGAGAATACCTCAAGAACATGCCAAGAATGATAATGCAACAACAAAAACCAGAATCAGAGGATGAATCTGATTCTGGCTCAAGCTCTTCAAGTTCCGACTCGTCAAGCTCTGAATCAGAATCCGACAGCAGTTCTGATGAAAGCGACAGTGATGAAGATAAGCGtagaaaaaggagaaagagaaaatAG